GGGATATCATCCGGCTGGCCCAGACTCCTCAAGTATTTGGCACCGGATTGATCCGGCAGGCTCATCAACGCGCTCTCGTCAACGGATTTGCGGCAACCGACGACGCTTCGGTGGCCGAATTCGCCGGTGAACGGGTGCATACGGTGCCCGGTGATCCGGACAACATCAAGATTACCCACCCGCAGGATCTTGCCATCGCCGGTGCGATTTTGTCCAGATGGCGTGAAGAGGGAATTGGTTAACGCTTCAGAAAGCTTTGAAAATTCTTGCCAGGGGATGCCCCGGGGCCTGAATGGAAAGGTCGTTGAAATGGCCGTAGGGCGTCTGGACCGGATCGTAGTCAGCCTTCTCCAACCGGGACTGAACGCGGTCGATGAGCATTTTGGCGGCTTCGGGCTCGGCCTTGTCCTCGGCAAGGTGAGTAAAGGAGTGCAGCACGACCCGCTGGGTCTCCCATTTCCTGGCCAGCCATTTGGCATTTTTCACCAGTTTGGTTTCCGCTGAACTTCCCTTTTCAATATCTCCCGGTTCCACATGAATAAAAGCGACAATGCAGCGTTCATGGGTGCTGGCCGTCGCGTCCGGAGCGTCGGGAAGGGTTTTGATGGTCGGGTTCCAGGAGAAATTGTCGCAATACCAGAACAGAACTTTCATTTTTTTTACAGGTTCTCCAATCGAGCAACGGTTTTTTCGATGACTTTCCTGTTTTTACCGAAATATTTTTGCAGGCGTTGGATCAAACCCTTTTGTTTGTCTTTATCGTTCAGGTAATAGGGGTGCTCCAATAGGCTTTGCACCCACTTCATGTTCGCTTCGACTTCTTCAGGGATTCTTTCTCCATCATGGCGGACGGCGTCATAGGAGCACAGGTCATGGCAAACCGCACAGCGAATGCATCGGTCTTCATCTATAATGGCCACCCCTTTTTCCATCGAGATTGCACCCACCGTGCAGATATCGATACATTCCTCGCATCCCGTGCACTTTTCTTTGCTTATCCAAGGCATTTTCACTCACCCTGTTTTTGTAATGCTTTCCGAACATATACTCTTTGATGGCCATGGAACGCAAGGCAAAATCCGAACCGAACCCGTACCAAAAGAACGGATTCATTGTGCAAGGGGGGCATTGGAAATGAAAGCGAATGTGGATTCGGGCTTATCGGCGAACCGTTCGATACCCGCAGATGCGATCCACTTCATCGGTAAGCAGGTTCAACTGATCCTCTAATTGTTGACGGATGGTCTCTATCTCGGGATCGCTGAGATCGGTAGGGATGGCAACCGGTTCGCCGAAGATGATGGTCATCCGACTGAACGGTTTGGGAATGATGGTCTTGTCCCAAGCGCGGGGGAAAGTGATCATCCGATTGCCGGAGCAGGCCATGGGGACGAAGAGGGCTCCGGTTTGCCTGGCGACGGCA
This window of the uncultured Desulfosarcina sp. genome carries:
- a CDS encoding threonyl-tRNA synthetase editing domain-containing protein — protein: MKVLFWYCDNFSWNPTIKTLPDAPDATASTHERCIVAFIHVEPGDIEKGSSAETKLVKNAKWLARKWETQRVVLHSFTHLAEDKAEPEAAKMLIDRVQSRLEKADYDPVQTPYGHFNDLSIQAPGHPLARIFKAF
- a CDS encoding 4Fe-4S binding protein; amino-acid sequence: MPWISKEKCTGCEECIDICTVGAISMEKGVAIIDEDRCIRCAVCHDLCSYDAVRHDGERIPEEVEANMKWVQSLLEHPYYLNDKDKQKGLIQRLQKYFGKNRKVIEKTVARLENL